The following proteins are co-located in the Vidua chalybeata isolate OUT-0048 unplaced genomic scaffold, bVidCha1 merged haplotype W_reject_6, whole genome shotgun sequence genome:
- the LOC128783284 gene encoding serine/threonine-protein kinase pim-1-like isoform X2, with translation MESGRGASAGRRASRAGRGLPEPRHGLSPTDGIVLLPQPDGTSAPLEVVLLAKVSTGFPGVVQLLEWLELPNDIVMVLERPKRSQDLHHFIRARGFLSEEVARELFRQVLEAVRHCTSCGVLHRDIKPRNILVDLATGEAKLIDFGCDTYLQDTAYTHFAECQDLIRRCLSMLDMERPSLEELLCDPWMQDVHLP, from the exons ATGGAGAGCGGGCGTGGGGCCAGCGCAGGGCGCAGAGCATCCCGGGCTGGGCGAGGGCTTCCCGAGCCCCGGCACGGCCTCAGCCCCACTGACGGCATCGTGCTCCTCCCGCAGCCCGACGGCACCAGCGCACCCCTGGAGGtcgtgctgctggccaaggtgtCCACTGGCTTCCCCGGTGTCgtccagctgctggagtggcTTGAGCTCCCCAACGACATCGTGATGGTGCTGGAGCGCCCAAAGCGGTCTCAGGACCTGCACCATTTCATTCGGGCACGGGGGTTCCTGTCCGAGGAGGTGGCGCGGGAGCTGTtccgccaggtgctggaggccgtgcggcactgcaccagctgcggggtcctgcacagggacatcaAACCACGGAACATCCTGGTTGACCTGGCCACCGGGGAGGCTAAATTGATCGACTTTGGCTGTGACACCTACCTGCAAGACACAGCCTACACTCACTTTGCAG AGTGCCAAGATCTGATCAGGAGGTGTTTATCCATGCTGGACATGGAAAGGCCTTCGTTAGAAGAGCTGTTGTGTGATCCCTGGATGCAGGACGTTCATCTGCCCTAG
- the LOC128783284 gene encoding serine/threonine-protein kinase pim-1-like isoform X1, producing MESGRGASAGRRASRAGRGLPEPRHGLSPTDGIVLLPQPDGTSAPLEVVLLAKVSTGFPGVVQLLEWLELPNDIVMVLERPKRSQDLHHFIRARGFLSEEVARELFRQVLEAVRHCTSCGVLHRDIKPRNILVDLATGEAKLIDFGCDTYLQDTAYTHFAGTRSYSPPEWTHFGWYYGKPATVWSLGIVLHQMVCGEHPFRGCQNISWDHQLSLPQRLSPECQDLIRRCLSMLDMERPSLEELLCDPWMQDVHLP from the exons ATGGAGAGCGGGCGTGGGGCCAGCGCAGGGCGCAGAGCATCCCGGGCTGGGCGAGGGCTTCCCGAGCCCCGGCACGGCCTCAGCCCCACTGACGGCATCGTGCTCCTCCCGCAGCCCGACGGCACCAGCGCACCCCTGGAGGtcgtgctgctggccaaggtgtCCACTGGCTTCCCCGGTGTCgtccagctgctggagtggcTTGAGCTCCCCAACGACATCGTGATGGTGCTGGAGCGCCCAAAGCGGTCTCAGGACCTGCACCATTTCATTCGGGCACGGGGGTTCCTGTCCGAGGAGGTGGCGCGGGAGCTGTtccgccaggtgctggaggccgtgcggcactgcaccagctgcggggtcctgcacagggacatcaAACCACGGAACATCCTGGTTGACCTGGCCACCGGGGAGGCTAAATTGATCGACTTTGGCTGTGACACCTACCTGCAAGACACAGCCTACACTCACTTTGCAG GAACACGGTCATACAGCCCCCCGGAATGGACCCACTTTGGCTGGTACTACGGCAAGCCAGCTACTGTCTGGTCCCTGGGCATCGTGCTGCACCAGATGGTCTGCGGGGAGCACCCTTTCAGGGGGTGCCAGAACATCAGCTGGGACCATCAGCTCTCACTGCCACAACGGCTCTCTCCAG AGTGCCAAGATCTGATCAGGAGGTGTTTATCCATGCTGGACATGGAAAGGCCTTCGTTAGAAGAGCTGTTGTGTGATCCCTGGATGCAGGACGTTCATCTGCCCTAG